In a single window of the Deltaproteobacteria bacterium genome:
- a CDS encoding FAD-dependent oxidoreductase — protein MARPVVVIGAGIAGLAAAHALQKRGVPVEVIERESAPGGRMRSEHLAGGIVDRGAQFIANTYGNMHALARELGIDNRIEPLHQPRNGVLKNGRIVGSDYERLSDFVRSRDLSLASKLRLPKFFYHIYRHRGLLDFYHLEQAAALDGESAAAYVRRAFGDEVLDYLIEPAFASTFTVLPENLSKAFLLAALKLFLGGFHLQAFHGGNGLLTRTLAEQLPVRLGTEVTRVEPRLHSVMLRLRQDGHEASLEADRVIMAVPGNAVARLCRDLTPPEEAFFAAVRYAASIIVFVMTATTDSDPGLYGVGISRPEGVQLYGLAFENVKAGAVPPGKTLFNCALSEERAAQLMTAADDVIVAAALRELRQLPLRGLDRVEQCAVHRWPALVPQFYPGYHRALARFYARPERSERVFFAGDYLVGPYTEAALTSGLRAAEAIAPST, from the coding sequence ATGGCCCGCCCCGTCGTTGTCATAGGTGCCGGGATTGCCGGCCTAGCAGCGGCACACGCGCTGCAAAAGCGCGGCGTGCCGGTCGAGGTCATCGAACGCGAGTCGGCGCCCGGCGGGCGTATGCGCAGCGAGCACCTCGCCGGCGGCATTGTCGATCGCGGCGCGCAATTCATCGCCAACACCTACGGCAACATGCACGCGTTGGCGCGCGAGCTCGGCATCGACAACCGGATCGAGCCCCTGCACCAGCCGCGCAACGGCGTGCTCAAGAACGGCCGAATCGTCGGCTCCGACTACGAACGACTGAGCGATTTCGTGCGCTCGCGCGATCTTTCACTCGCCAGCAAGCTGCGCCTGCCCAAGTTCTTCTACCACATCTACCGCCACCGCGGGCTGCTCGACTTCTACCACCTCGAGCAGGCCGCTGCCCTCGACGGTGAGAGCGCCGCCGCCTATGTGCGGCGCGCCTTCGGCGACGAGGTGCTCGACTATCTCATAGAGCCGGCCTTCGCTTCGACCTTCACGGTGTTGCCGGAAAACCTCTCGAAGGCCTTCTTGCTGGCCGCGCTCAAGCTGTTCCTGGGCGGCTTTCACTTGCAGGCATTCCACGGCGGTAACGGCCTGCTGACGCGGACGCTGGCTGAGCAGCTGCCGGTGCGTCTGGGCACCGAGGTCACTCGCGTCGAGCCGCGGCTACACTCGGTGATGCTGCGCTTACGGCAGGACGGCCACGAAGCCAGCCTCGAAGCCGACCGGGTAATTATGGCTGTGCCCGGCAACGCAGTGGCGCGCCTGTGCCGCGACTTGACACCGCCGGAAGAGGCGTTCTTCGCCGCCGTGCGTTATGCAGCCAGCATCATAGTGTTTGTGATGACGGCTACGACAGACTCTGACCCCGGGTTATACGGCGTCGGCATTTCGCGCCCGGAAGGTGTGCAGCTGTACGGTCTGGCATTCGAGAACGTAAAGGCCGGCGCGGTGCCGCCGGGGAAGACTCTGTTCAACTGCGCCCTCAGCGAAGAGCGTGCGGCGCAGTTGATGACGGCGGCCGATGACGTCATTGTCGCCGCCGCCCTGCGCGAGCTGCGCCAGCTGCCGCTGCGCGGACTCGATCGCGTCGAGCAGTGCGCGGTGCACCGCTGGCCGGCGCTGGTACCGCAGTTCTATCCCGGGTACCACCGCGCGCTTGCCCGCTTCTACGCTAGGCCAGAACGCAGTGAGCGGGTGTTCTTTGCCGGCGACTACCTGGTCGGGCCGTACACCGAAGCCGCGCTCACCAGCGGCTTGCGCGCGGCCGAGGCGATCGCGCCGAGCACGTGA